In Nitrosophilus alvini, the following are encoded in one genomic region:
- a CDS encoding phosphoenolpyruvate carboxylase, translating to MNKTKDYSLFKPNSKIKKEVDFILGEILNLIDKYAPSIKNEFKRLREIFLQSRQNKPIEFEKIIATLDPDQVNDLIKSFSLYLILLNIVEEREEAKRDKADFNETIELLKREGFDKKDILDTLKKIKFYPVFTAHPTEARRRTFLEAHHEISADLDRIFEFNDKDAIDHLRYKLTLLWQSNLIRKEKIEVLFELDNLLYIIESSLMGALNRVNENIEKLTGRLEKPIIRLGSWIGGDRDGNPYVTNEVMTQTMKIQHDTIIHFYMEKIDKLIRELSISTDQTEVNKELLESINKESKFLTDESIKLHKSEPFRAKLSLMRKKLENRLLCINAVNPVDFVYIKPKELVKDIDLMIDSLDETSSKELRRFRNLVISCGFHLLKLDFREHKNVMHNAIAEIFSLLGYADSDFLELPHYKRVQIITKAIKKPPITLQNLLGKVTKETEKIVEAFIKIRWAKNKISKRIIDSFIISMTEEAADLLTVLWFAKQAHLWKPGQECNISITPLFETINDLKRAPAIIKELYNNSQYRKYLKDRNNLQEVMIGYSDSSKDGGIFASNFNLNRAIINLIDLGETLGLDFLLFHGRGGSISRGGGPTEAAVLASPAKSVNGFLKVTEQGEVISSKYLNPQIAEYNLTKTLSALLHKSVYDRFDIRIDCGKNDRFTSLMAKISDASYTSYRDLVYNTKGFVTYFKQATPIHFIEELNIGSRPSKRKKTESIEDLRAIPWVFAWTQNRSIVPAWYGVGSGIELALKERGIEELRECYKECPFFNTTIDNIALILLKTDLNIAKVYNQFVEDKKLSQIIWNKIEKEFYKTKKYILMIRDEKELLEKEHLLRQSILLRKPYLTALNIFQIELIKKYKEAKYARLKRRILEQIHTTIVGIAQGLRNTG from the coding sequence ATGAACAAAACAAAAGATTATTCGCTTTTCAAACCAAACAGCAAGATAAAAAAAGAGGTCGATTTTATACTGGGAGAGATACTGAATCTTATTGATAAATATGCCCCTTCTATAAAAAACGAATTTAAAAGACTCAGAGAAATTTTCCTTCAAAGCAGGCAAAACAAACCTATAGAGTTTGAAAAAATCATAGCAACTCTTGATCCTGACCAGGTAAATGATCTGATTAAATCATTCTCTTTATACCTGATTCTTCTCAATATCGTTGAAGAAAGAGAAGAAGCCAAGAGAGATAAAGCTGATTTTAACGAAACAATAGAACTCCTTAAAAGGGAGGGGTTCGATAAGAAAGATATACTCGATACTCTGAAAAAAATAAAATTCTATCCCGTTTTTACTGCTCATCCTACCGAAGCCAGAAGAAGAACTTTTCTTGAAGCTCACCATGAGATCAGTGCGGATCTTGACAGAATATTCGAATTTAACGACAAAGATGCAATCGACCATTTAAGATATAAATTGACACTTCTTTGGCAGAGCAATCTGATAAGAAAAGAGAAAATCGAAGTACTTTTTGAACTGGACAACCTGCTTTATATCATCGAAAGCTCTTTAATGGGTGCTCTGAATCGTGTAAATGAAAACATAGAAAAACTTACCGGCAGACTAGAAAAACCCATTATCAGGCTCGGAAGCTGGATAGGCGGTGACAGAGACGGAAACCCTTATGTTACAAACGAAGTAATGACCCAGACGATGAAAATCCAACATGACACTATAATACATTTCTATATGGAAAAAATAGATAAACTCATACGCGAACTCTCGATAAGTACAGACCAGACGGAAGTAAATAAAGAGCTTCTTGAATCGATCAACAAAGAATCGAAGTTTTTGACCGATGAGTCAATAAAACTTCATAAAAGCGAACCTTTCAGAGCAAAGCTCTCTTTGATGAGAAAAAAACTTGAAAATAGACTTCTTTGTATAAACGCCGTAAATCCGGTTGATTTTGTCTATATAAAACCAAAAGAGCTTGTTAAAGATATAGACCTGATGATAGATTCTTTGGATGAAACAAGTTCAAAAGAGCTTAGACGCTTCAGAAATTTAGTGATCTCATGCGGTTTTCATCTGTTAAAGCTTGACTTCAGAGAACATAAAAATGTTATGCATAACGCAATAGCAGAGATATTCTCTCTTCTCGGATATGCAGATTCGGACTTTTTGGAACTTCCTCATTACAAAAGGGTGCAAATTATCACAAAAGCCATAAAAAAGCCGCCTATAACACTGCAGAACCTTTTGGGAAAGGTAACAAAGGAGACCGAAAAGATTGTAGAGGCTTTTATAAAGATACGATGGGCGAAAAACAAGATATCAAAAAGAATTATCGACAGCTTTATAATCTCTATGACAGAAGAGGCTGCAGACCTTCTGACAGTGCTTTGGTTTGCAAAACAGGCACATCTGTGGAAACCCGGACAAGAGTGCAACATATCTATAACCCCTCTTTTTGAAACGATAAACGATCTAAAACGTGCACCCGCCATCATAAAAGAGCTATACAACAATTCACAATACAGAAAGTATCTCAAAGACAGAAATAACCTGCAGGAAGTTATGATTGGATACAGCGATTCTAGCAAAGACGGCGGTATATTTGCAAGCAATTTCAATCTTAACCGTGCCATCATAAATCTTATCGATCTTGGAGAGACGCTCGGACTCGATTTTCTTCTTTTCCATGGAAGAGGAGGAAGCATAAGCCGGGGCGGCGGTCCTACTGAAGCAGCTGTTTTGGCAAGTCCGGCAAAAAGCGTAAACGGTTTTTTGAAAGTAACCGAACAAGGAGAGGTAATAAGTTCAAAATATCTCAATCCCCAGATAGCAGAATACAACCTGACAAAGACCCTCTCCGCACTTCTGCATAAATCGGTATACGACCGATTTGATATAAGGATCGACTGCGGCAAAAACGATCGTTTTACATCTCTCATGGCAAAAATAAGTGATGCATCCTACACTTCATATAGGGACCTTGTATACAATACCAAAGGTTTTGTAACCTACTTCAAGCAGGCAACTCCTATACATTTTATAGAAGAGCTAAACATCGGTTCCCGACCCTCCAAAAGAAAAAAAACGGAATCTATTGAAGACCTTAGGGCAATTCCTTGGGTATTTGCCTGGACACAAAACAGAAGCATAGTTCCAGCATGGTACGGGGTAGGAAGTGGTATCGAACTTGCACTGAAGGAAAGAGGCATAGAAGAACTGCGGGAATGCTATAAAGAGTGTCCTTTTTTCAATACAACTATAGACAATATCGCCCTGATTCTTCTAAAAACAGACCTCAATATCGCAAAAGTCTATAACCAGTTTGTAGAAGATAAAAAACTTTCTCAGATTATCTGGAACAAAATAGAAAAAGAGTTTTACAAAACAAAAAAATATATACTTATGATAAGAGATGAAAAAGAGCTTCTGGAAAAAGAGCATCTTTTAAGGCAGTCCATTCTGCTGAGAAAACCGTATCTTACGGCTCTAAATATTTTTCAGATAGAGCTGATAAAAAAATATAAAGAGGCAAAATACGCAAGACTGAAAAGAAGAATACTCGAACAGATACATACAACTATAGTAGGAATTGCACAAGGACTCAGAAATACTGGGTAG
- a CDS encoding VacB/RNase II family 3'-5' exoribonuclease, whose amino-acid sequence MKELLLKLIRGMPKKDILKRDMPLIDDLRRLKIIKDDGKIVQIRSKYRVGKIDVAKKGTGYLEVLGEKTKDLLIEPENLAGATKGDLVIAKRIFKKSGRPSAKVVYIVEKAFRFSVAYFDKDNMRFLNVKNLLPVTVHATKKSLNLLPNHTVVKIDNENHLISEVLGVLEDPKVDEKISLALYNKKEEFSKEAELEASGYATYVDKELYPERIDLTHLPFCTIDPATAKDHDDAIYFDTEENALYVAIADVSEYVTMFGPIDQEAKERGFSIYFPHKSIPMLPRALSEGICSLKPEVNRLAFVSKITLDKTTLKPIKEELFEAIIKSRRKYSYERIDEFLEGKFEDIDETDKEILKFLLPLSKVTGKLRKIRLQKGFEFTNPEIRIILDDELKLVATKIEEETESHALIEDCMLLANKATAKMFEYGIFRTHEEPDIKKIEEMLDDLATIGIFAKQYRNIHELIRSIQKQAQELGVQKHVDKLIIRAQKQAAYTADNIGHFGLGFEEYTHFTSPIRRYSDLTLHRLLKAILDKNDKKLDYILRNIESLTVKISELEREAARVEWDFIDRKFARWAKENIGKSFKAVITDPQSMPIAVIEDEIIGARVFLLDEDVELFEKVLIEIKDADLATTKIIGKIVQRLDMEENRS is encoded by the coding sequence TTGAAAGAACTTTTATTAAAGCTTATCAGAGGAATGCCGAAAAAAGATATCCTAAAAAGAGATATGCCGCTTATTGACGATCTTAGACGGCTTAAAATAATAAAAGATGACGGTAAAATCGTTCAAATAAGATCTAAATACAGAGTCGGAAAAATAGATGTGGCGAAAAAGGGGACCGGCTATCTGGAAGTATTGGGTGAAAAAACAAAAGACCTTCTTATAGAACCTGAAAATCTTGCAGGAGCAACAAAAGGCGATCTTGTTATTGCCAAAAGGATTTTCAAAAAAAGCGGAAGGCCTTCTGCCAAAGTGGTATATATAGTAGAGAAAGCTTTCAGATTTTCGGTAGCATATTTTGATAAAGACAATATGCGGTTTCTTAACGTAAAAAACCTGCTTCCAGTCACCGTTCACGCAACAAAAAAATCTCTTAATCTTCTTCCCAATCATACAGTTGTAAAAATAGATAATGAAAACCACCTTATAAGTGAAGTTTTGGGAGTTTTAGAAGACCCTAAAGTGGATGAAAAGATATCTCTTGCACTCTACAACAAAAAGGAGGAATTCAGCAAAGAGGCAGAACTTGAAGCAAGCGGTTATGCAACATATGTGGACAAAGAACTATATCCAGAGAGAATAGACCTTACTCACTTGCCTTTTTGCACCATAGACCCCGCAACTGCAAAAGACCATGATGATGCCATCTATTTCGATACGGAAGAAAATGCTCTTTATGTTGCCATAGCGGATGTGAGCGAATATGTAACCATGTTCGGTCCTATCGACCAGGAAGCAAAAGAGAGAGGATTTTCCATATATTTCCCCCACAAATCGATACCTATGTTGCCAAGGGCTCTGAGCGAAGGTATATGTTCACTTAAGCCGGAGGTTAACAGACTCGCATTTGTGAGTAAAATAACACTTGATAAAACCACTCTGAAACCGATAAAAGAAGAGCTTTTCGAAGCCATTATAAAATCAAGAAGAAAGTACAGCTATGAGCGTATAGATGAATTTTTGGAAGGAAAATTTGAAGATATTGATGAAACTGACAAAGAGATACTAAAATTCCTTCTTCCTCTTTCAAAGGTAACCGGAAAGCTTAGAAAGATAAGACTGCAAAAAGGTTTTGAATTTACAAATCCGGAAATAAGAATAATCCTTGACGACGAGTTGAAACTCGTAGCAACAAAAATAGAAGAAGAGACCGAATCACATGCACTTATAGAAGACTGCATGCTCCTTGCAAACAAGGCGACGGCAAAAATGTTCGAATATGGCATATTTAGAACACATGAAGAACCGGATATCAAAAAGATCGAAGAGATGCTTGACGACCTTGCCACTATCGGCATTTTTGCCAAACAGTATCGAAATATACACGAACTGATCCGCTCGATTCAAAAACAGGCTCAAGAACTGGGCGTACAAAAACATGTGGACAAACTTATAATAAGAGCTCAGAAACAGGCTGCCTATACAGCTGACAATATAGGCCATTTTGGTCTCGGATTTGAAGAATATACACATTTTACCTCGCCTATCAGAAGATATTCCGACCTGACTCTTCACAGACTTCTTAAAGCAATACTTGATAAAAATGATAAAAAGCTCGATTATATATTAAGGAATATAGAGTCACTAACCGTAAAGATAAGTGAGCTTGAGCGCGAAGCCGCACGTGTGGAATGGGACTTTATAGACAGAAAGTTTGCCAGATGGGCCAAAGAAAACATCGGCAAAAGTTTTAAAGCTGTTATAACCGATCCCCAGAGTATGCCGATAGCAGTCATAGAGGACGAAATCATAGGTGCAAGAGTGTTTTTGCTAGACGAAGATGTGGAACTATTTGAAAAGGTGCTCATTGAGATAAAGGATGCTGATCTTGCTACAACTAAAATTATCGGCAAAATTGTTCAAAGACTGGATATGGAGGAAAATAGATCATGA
- a CDS encoding heme-binding domain-containing protein translates to MKKRFAAIVLIILIAIQFVPYGKDHKNPPVVSEPQWDSPKTREYFFRACKDCHSNETEWPWYSNIAPMSWLIQRDVEEGREHFNISEWGVKRENDGEEAAEEVREGEMPPWFYLIAHPEARLSKEEKKKFITGLIKTFGDKKRDDDHHDED, encoded by the coding sequence ATGAAAAAGAGATTTGCAGCTATTGTCCTTATCATACTGATAGCTATTCAGTTTGTGCCCTATGGAAAAGATCATAAGAATCCTCCTGTTGTTTCGGAACCTCAATGGGACTCTCCCAAAACAAGGGAGTACTTTTTCAGAGCTTGCAAAGATTGTCACAGCAATGAAACCGAGTGGCCGTGGTACAGCAATATAGCACCTATGTCGTGGCTTATACAAAGAGACGTTGAAGAAGGAAGAGAGCATTTCAATATATCTGAATGGGGCGTTAAAAGAGAAAATGATGGTGAAGAAGCTGCCGAAGAGGTACGTGAAGGCGAAATGCCTCCGTGGTTTTATCTTATAGCTCACCCAGAAGCCAGGCTCAGCAAAGAAGAGAAAAAAAAATTCATAACGGGTCTTATAAAGACTTTCGGTGACAAAAAGAGAGATGATGACCATCATGATGAGGATTAA
- the holA gene encoding DNA polymerase III subunit delta has product MYKKALDEILQKGIDFKSILLYGESSYYIKKYSDIIADRLSPKEQRMVLYFDEYSFESAKSHLSQASLFADANLLVIKHDKTIPKSELTKLIEICKKNENSFFIYEFYGNDTKKLPKIFDKKMDAINVRFFKPSFYEAKKEVQEYINRKKIDIDDGSLSHLILLLDNNIELVLKELEKLSLKNLKIGTKEIDDLVYPLTTVNLERFFHELLSKQPIISMLEKIEEESNEIQILIGLQNYVQQLFMFQSFVKISGRFDSREVLGYRLPPAIEKERLALALKIKEQSFLKIMALLLETELEIKTKSNIDKKGYLYSSLIKLQAIL; this is encoded by the coding sequence GTGTATAAGAAAGCTCTAGACGAAATTTTACAAAAAGGAATAGATTTCAAATCGATACTTCTATATGGAGAATCATCATACTACATAAAAAAATATTCCGATATCATTGCCGACAGACTCTCTCCAAAAGAACAAAGAATGGTTCTCTATTTTGACGAATACAGTTTTGAGAGTGCAAAATCGCACCTTTCTCAAGCATCACTTTTCGCGGATGCCAATCTCCTTGTTATCAAACATGACAAAACGATACCGAAATCGGAACTGACAAAACTAATCGAGATTTGCAAAAAAAATGAAAACAGCTTTTTTATATATGAATTTTACGGAAATGATACTAAAAAGCTTCCGAAAATTTTTGATAAAAAAATGGATGCGATAAATGTAAGATTTTTCAAACCATCCTTTTACGAAGCAAAAAAAGAGGTTCAAGAATATATAAACAGGAAAAAAATTGATATAGATGATGGTTCTCTAAGTCATCTTATCCTGCTTCTTGACAATAACATAGAGCTTGTATTAAAAGAGTTAGAAAAACTGTCACTAAAAAACTTGAAAATAGGCACAAAAGAGATTGACGATCTTGTATATCCGTTGACAACCGTCAATCTGGAGCGTTTTTTTCACGAACTGCTTAGCAAACAGCCCATTATTTCCATGCTTGAAAAAATAGAAGAAGAGTCAAATGAAATACAGATACTAATCGGCCTGCAAAACTATGTTCAGCAGCTTTTTATGTTTCAAAGTTTCGTAAAAATCTCGGGCAGATTCGATTCAAGGGAAGTTCTTGGATACAGACTGCCGCCAGCTATAGAAAAAGAGCGCCTGGCACTTGCGCTCAAAATAAAAGAACAAAGTTTTCTAAAGATAATGGCCCTTCTGCTTGAAACTGAGCTGGAAATCAAAACAAAAAGCAATATAGACAAAAAAGGATATTTATATTCTTCCTTAATAAAACTTCAAGCTATATTGTGA
- the rpsF gene encoding 30S ribosomal protein S6 → MRHYETLFVLKPTLTEEESKAKFDFIKEVIEKNGGEIAAYEDFGVRKLAYPIEKFERGHYYVIYFKAPSTTVLELERIYRITEDVIRFLTMKYETKKDVAAWEKMVQRAQKATQKETAAAE, encoded by the coding sequence ATGAGACATTACGAGACACTTTTTGTGTTAAAGCCTACTCTTACGGAAGAAGAGAGTAAAGCCAAGTTTGACTTTATTAAAGAGGTCATTGAAAAAAATGGCGGTGAAATAGCAGCTTATGAAGATTTCGGAGTCAGAAAGCTTGCTTATCCTATCGAAAAATTCGAAAGAGGCCACTACTACGTTATATACTTCAAAGCGCCTTCAACAACGGTACTTGAACTTGAAAGAATCTACAGAATCACTGAAGATGTCATCAGATTTCTTACTATGAAATATGAGACAAAAAAAGATGTTGCAGCTTGGGAAAAGATGGTTCAAAGAGCACAAAAAGCCACACAAAAGGAAACAGCAGCAGCTGAATAA
- the ssb gene encoding single-stranded DNA-binding protein: protein MYNKVIMVGNLTRDIELKYTQNGMAIAKTGIATNRRFKSQSGEQKDEVCFIDITLFGRAAEVANQYLSKGRRVLIEGRLVYEQWVDNTGQKRSKHSIAVENMQMLGSRDEATATTGNYEQPRQSVQQPQQSPEIPEIDIDDDEIPF, encoded by the coding sequence ATGTACAACAAAGTTATAATGGTAGGAAACCTTACCAGAGATATTGAACTGAAATATACCCAAAACGGAATGGCTATTGCAAAAACAGGCATTGCCACAAATAGAAGGTTTAAATCCCAAAGCGGCGAGCAGAAAGACGAAGTATGTTTTATAGACATTACACTTTTTGGCAGAGCCGCGGAAGTTGCCAATCAATATCTTTCAAAAGGCAGACGCGTTTTGATTGAAGGAAGATTGGTATATGAACAGTGGGTAGACAATACCGGGCAGAAAAGAAGTAAACACTCAATTGCCGTTGAAAATATGCAAATGCTAGGCAGCAGAGACGAAGCCACGGCTACAACAGGAAACTATGAACAGCCTAGACAGAGTGTTCAGCAACCTCAGCAAAGCCCGGAGATACCCGAAATAGATATTGACGACGACGAAATACCATTTTAG
- the rpsR gene encoding 30S ribosomal protein S18, giving the protein MAEKRKFKKRYCKYCEAKVNFIDYKDIELLKHSLSERYKIMPRRLTGNCKKHQEMVEEAIKRARHAALVPYIVDRKRVVANPFEEIKPLYTK; this is encoded by the coding sequence ATGGCCGAAAAAAGAAAATTCAAAAAAAGATATTGCAAATACTGCGAAGCGAAGGTAAATTTCATAGATTACAAAGATATAGAGCTTTTGAAGCACTCCTTAAGTGAAAGATATAAAATTATGCCAAGAAGACTTACAGGAAACTGTAAAAAACATCAGGAAATGGTTGAAGAAGCTATCAAAAGAGCAAGACACGCCGCACTTGTTCCTTATATAGTAGACAGAAAAAGAGTTGTAGCAAATCCTTTCGAGGAGATAAAACCTCTTTATACAAAATAA
- a CDS encoding HDOD domain-containing protein, which translates to MKTAKKKVDMGLFDFGKKKKENKAATEEKEKKDTALSKRQCDRYHVDNLYIEGIGKILDVSKNGAAIEKREIEEVKKTKIEIKIQNLEKTVEIKRQTLKEMGVMFEESLKSVDFFEKYVKKPHRINFRLERNISENDIEKDERLDTVKAVINLMLELDDPNTTVVKFKTHIEALPELEAEIIKKANSVEKAGKMDISSISNAITRLGFDEVKRLTYEHIDTKISMSNVALDEFEHYEMFGILKTAIFKKLAPLFSFRDLRSEGRSLLVTDIMGITFMADQADEKFKKFFKTPKELYSYTARVMEERTFGKTMIEVNKHYFEQVLGFFQYLYDGYLMAHLLRHPYIEYPESIKMTLSSRKLRFSYVAYLTILALEFILSSDKRSGYILLNRLKRFGMDNSKAISFLNETIFDANEMLENIGVKDKIRSVSLPTFSISMERILGKELHFSAYADKIKIVDQSTKRAAFRYEDPFFANFLIDLVLNASDYSFEKMPFCIVPCDILDDEDLKLEMFSGFDLIIFKNIDKLKEELFEEFSKIWRDFEGNVFVTYNAYSFIDFKNEKLHKILRDFIIDTPSYFDSKKVYETMLKIACSDINKEFDKDLADPGSFRDKIYTMDSIYKKSVDKYFNS; encoded by the coding sequence TTGAAAACAGCGAAAAAGAAGGTTGATATGGGGCTTTTTGATTTTGGGAAAAAGAAAAAAGAGAATAAGGCTGCAACCGAAGAGAAAGAGAAAAAAGATACTGCTCTTAGTAAACGCCAGTGTGACAGATATCATGTAGACAATCTTTATATAGAGGGAATAGGAAAAATTCTTGATGTTTCCAAAAACGGTGCAGCAATAGAAAAAAGAGAGATTGAAGAGGTTAAAAAAACAAAAATAGAGATAAAGATTCAAAATCTGGAAAAAACGGTAGAGATAAAAAGGCAAACCCTTAAAGAGATGGGGGTTATGTTTGAAGAGTCTTTGAAATCCGTTGATTTTTTTGAGAAATATGTAAAAAAACCGCATAGAATAAATTTTCGCCTTGAAAGAAACATCTCCGAAAATGATATAGAAAAAGATGAAAGGCTCGATACCGTCAAAGCGGTTATTAATCTGATGCTCGAACTTGACGATCCCAATACCACCGTAGTGAAATTCAAAACACACATCGAAGCGCTTCCCGAACTTGAGGCCGAAATCATAAAAAAAGCCAATTCGGTCGAAAAAGCCGGAAAAATGGATATTAGTTCAATATCAAACGCTATAACGAGACTCGGATTTGATGAGGTAAAAAGACTGACATACGAGCATATAGATACCAAAATCTCTATGTCAAATGTTGCTTTGGACGAATTTGAGCATTATGAGATGTTCGGAATATTAAAAACAGCAATTTTTAAAAAACTTGCGCCTCTTTTTTCATTTAGAGATTTAAGAAGCGAAGGGCGTTCTTTGTTGGTAACTGATATTATGGGTATAACTTTTATGGCCGATCAGGCTGATGAAAAATTCAAAAAGTTCTTCAAAACACCCAAAGAGCTCTATTCATACACAGCAAGAGTTATGGAAGAGAGAACTTTCGGCAAAACGATGATTGAAGTTAACAAACACTATTTTGAACAGGTTCTGGGGTTTTTTCAATATCTTTACGACGGATATCTTATGGCGCACCTTCTGCGTCATCCCTATATTGAGTATCCAGAGAGTATAAAAATGACTCTCTCGTCAAGAAAACTCAGATTTTCATATGTTGCATATCTTACTATACTTGCACTTGAATTTATTCTCAGCAGCGATAAAAGAAGCGGGTATATACTTTTAAACCGTCTCAAAAGGTTTGGCATGGATAATTCAAAAGCCATATCTTTTTTGAATGAGACCATATTTGATGCAAACGAGATGCTTGAAAATATCGGAGTCAAAGATAAAATACGCTCCGTTTCACTTCCCACATTTTCCATCAGTATGGAGAGAATTTTGGGTAAAGAGCTCCATTTCAGTGCATATGCAGATAAGATAAAAATTGTGGATCAGAGTACAAAGAGAGCGGCTTTTAGATATGAAGACCCGTTTTTTGCAAACTTTCTGATAGATCTTGTATTAAATGCATCGGACTACTCTTTTGAAAAGATGCCTTTTTGTATCGTTCCATGTGACATATTAGATGATGAGGATCTTAAACTTGAGATGTTTTCCGGATTTGATCTTATTATTTTCAAAAATATTGACAAACTTAAAGAAGAACTTTTTGAAGAGTTTTCCAAAATATGGAGAGATTTTGAAGGAAATGTCTTCGTTACGTATAACGCTTACAGTTTTATAGATTTTAAAAACGAAAAACTTCATAAAATTTTGAGGGATTTCATCATTGATACACCTTCCTATTTTGACAGTAAAAAGGTGTATGAGACTATGCTGAAAATTGCCTGCAGCGATATAAACAAAGAGTTTGACAAAGACCTGGCTGATCCAGGATCGTTCAGGGATAAAATATACACAATGGATTCGATTTATAAAAAGAGTGTAGACAAATATTTCAACTCATAA
- a CDS encoding class I SAM-dependent DNA methyltransferase has product MGLDLYAKIEPYLGFDEEIEYLHRLFLEKLKKSGAKKILDIGCGSGSFLQKAKAAGLEAKGIDLSGEMVRRARQSGVDAECKDLCDVNEKFDAAVAIFDVLNYLDKKELAKFLKCAKKVLKEGGKLYCDINTAYGFGDIAQGVMVIDKDDIFIAVDAVFENEILNTDITVFEKENGCFKKNRSSIVQYYHSIEDIKRVSPMRLVSYEEIFLFSDDTADKRVLIFENSEKEG; this is encoded by the coding sequence ATGGGTCTTGACCTTTATGCAAAAATAGAACCGTATCTGGGATTTGATGAAGAGATAGAGTATCTGCATCGGCTTTTTTTGGAAAAACTCAAAAAAAGCGGCGCAAAGAAGATACTTGATATCGGTTGCGGAAGCGGTTCTTTTTTGCAAAAAGCAAAAGCTGCCGGTCTTGAGGCAAAAGGTATAGACCTAAGCGGTGAAATGGTCAGACGTGCACGTCAATCCGGTGTTGATGCGGAGTGTAAAGACCTGTGTGATGTAAATGAGAAATTTGATGCTGCGGTTGCTATATTTGATGTTTTGAATTATCTTGACAAAAAAGAGCTTGCAAAGTTTTTGAAATGTGCAAAAAAAGTTCTCAAAGAGGGAGGGAAGCTCTACTGCGATATTAATACCGCCTATGGATTCGGAGATATCGCACAGGGAGTCATGGTAATAGATAAAGATGATATTTTTATCGCTGTTGATGCGGTTTTTGAGAATGAAATTTTGAATACCGATATAACGGTTTTTGAAAAAGAAAATGGTTGCTTTAAAAAAAACAGAAGTTCTATCGTGCAGTATTATCACAGTATAGAGGATATAAAAAGAGTGTCACCTATGAGACTTGTCTCATATGAAGAGATTTTTCTCTTCTCAGATGATACTGCGGATAAAAGAGTGCTTATTTTTGAAAACAGCGAAAAAGAAGGTTGA
- the hisG gene encoding ATP phosphoribosyltransferase, protein MLTIALPKGRIADESLGIFEKIFDRKFVFEERKLILETDNFRFLLVRNQDVPTYVYHQAADVGVVGLDVLEEQKLDLIRLLDLGIGKCKVAIGIKCDEELDLDRPSLKVATKMTNIARDYFSKRAVPVEIIKLYGSIELAPLVGLADIIVDIVETGETMKQNGLKPALTIMESSAHLIANKNSFFAKKDEILSLYEKISGALNGS, encoded by the coding sequence ATGCTGACTATAGCTCTTCCAAAAGGCAGGATAGCCGATGAGAGTCTGGGAATATTTGAAAAGATATTTGATAGAAAGTTTGTTTTTGAGGAGAGAAAACTGATACTGGAAACGGATAACTTCAGATTTCTTCTTGTGAGAAACCAGGATGTCCCTACATATGTATATCATCAGGCGGCAGATGTGGGAGTTGTGGGTCTTGATGTGCTTGAAGAGCAAAAATTGGATCTTATCAGACTTCTTGATCTCGGTATCGGTAAATGTAAAGTCGCAATCGGTATAAAATGTGATGAAGAGCTTGACCTGGACAGACCATCTTTGAAAGTTGCCACAAAAATGACCAATATAGCCAGAGACTACTTTTCTAAAAGGGCTGTCCCGGTAGAGATAATAAAACTCTACGGTTCAATTGAACTTGCACCTTTGGTAGGACTTGCCGATATTATAGTCGATATTGTGGAGACCGGAGAGACAATGAAGCAAAACGGTCTCAAGCCGGCTTTGACTATTATGGAATCGAGTGCGCATCTTATAGCCAACAAAAACAGCTTTTTTGCCAAGAAAGATGAAATACTTTCATTGTATGAGAAGATAAGCGGGGCTTTGAATGGGTCTTGA